In the Ctenopharyngodon idella isolate HZGC_01 chromosome 4, HZGC01, whole genome shotgun sequence genome, one interval contains:
- the LOC127510708 gene encoding uncharacterized protein LOC127510708 → MKGLICILLLLGFSVFSIQQQEDGGLGENEVSEQLSSEDGKQKLASTDSQQNCHLCFPDIHAALRGLTAMITEQKANNQALELRLRDAEKAAEQQMFLLEELNKKNDALSNLTQSQVEELRKDNRDKEIAFSAALMQSSSGNIGPFTTDITLTYRNIFTNIGNAYNPITGIFTAPLKGAYMFHISLYGPASQSIPSTIGIIKNGQLVVMAHAHQAQNVVNSSKGVALLLEVGDVVYVRLFANRRISDNQNNHNTFSGYLLFPSRG, encoded by the exons ATGAAGGGTTTAATATGTATACTGCTGCTGTTGGGATTTTCTGTGTTTTCCATACAGCAGCAGGAAGATGGAGGACTCGGTGAGAATGAGGTCAGTGAACAGCTCAGCTCTGAGGACGGAAAACAGAAACTAGCTTCAACTGACAGCCAGCAAAACTGCCATCTGTGCTTTCCTGACATCCATGCAGCACTGAGAGGACTGACCGCAATGATTACAGAGCAGAAAGCAAACAACCAAGCCTTAGAGTTGCGACTGAGAGATGCTGAGAAAGCTGCAGAACAACAGATGTTCCTCCTGGAAGAGCTGAACAAGAAAAATGATG CACTCTCAAATCTTACTCAGAGTCAAGTGGAGGAGTTGAGAAAGGACAATAGAG ATAAAGAGATAGCCTTTTCAGCTGCACTGATGCAATCTAGCAGTGGAAATATTGGTCCTTTTACCACTGACATCACACTAACCTACAGGAACATCTTCACAAACATAGGAAATGCCTACAACCCAATTACAG GTATTTTCACAGCCCCACTGAAAGGAGCGTACATGTTTCATATCTCTTTATATGGTCCAGCTAGTCAATCAATTCCATCAACTATAGGTATTATTAAGAACGGACAGCTTGTGGTTATGGCACATGCTCATCAGGCTCAGAATGTGGTAAACTCCTCTAAAGGAGTTGCGTTGCTCCTGGAGGTTGGAGATGTTGTCTATGTAAGACTTTTTGCTAACAGGCGGATATCAGATAATCAGAATAATCACAACACATTCAGTGGTTATCTACTGTTTCCTTCAAGAGGATAG